One segment of Nostoc piscinale CENA21 DNA contains the following:
- a CDS encoding carbohydrate ABC transporter permease, which translates to MSQLTSKNWIIIQQRLTPYLFLLPALVLLGLTVFWPALQAFYLSFTSYEDISQPPQWIGFGNFLRLWKDAVFWKTLENTFLYLVGVVPILVITPLGLAILVNQKLRGVSWFRAAYYTPVVISMVVAGIAWKWLYAENGLLNQLLKTIGIFPEGIPWLTSPDKILGILPISLASVMAVTMWKGLGYYMVIYLAGLQSIPADVYEAAAIDGSDGIKKHWDITIPLMRPYLALVAVISAISATKVFEEVYIMTQGGPLNSSKTIVYYLYEQAFSNLDISYACTIGLILFLIILGLSVLRLTLNQSGGDSLV; encoded by the coding sequence ATGAGTCAACTGACATCTAAAAATTGGATTATCATTCAACAACGACTGACACCATACTTGTTTTTGTTACCTGCGTTAGTGCTGTTAGGGTTAACTGTTTTTTGGCCTGCATTACAAGCTTTTTACCTCAGTTTCACCAGCTATGAAGATATTTCCCAGCCACCACAGTGGATAGGTTTTGGCAATTTTCTGCGCTTGTGGAAAGACGCAGTGTTTTGGAAAACTTTAGAAAACACCTTTCTTTATCTAGTGGGTGTAGTTCCCATTTTAGTAATTACTCCCCTTGGTTTAGCAATTTTAGTTAATCAAAAACTGCGGGGTGTAAGTTGGTTTAGAGCCGCATACTATACACCAGTAGTAATTTCAATGGTAGTTGCAGGTATCGCCTGGAAATGGTTGTACGCCGAAAACGGTTTACTTAATCAGTTACTCAAAACTATCGGAATTTTCCCCGAAGGAATTCCTTGGTTAACTAGTCCAGATAAAATTTTGGGGATTTTACCAATTTCTCTAGCCAGTGTAATGGCTGTAACTATGTGGAAGGGATTAGGCTACTACATGGTAATTTATTTAGCTGGGTTACAATCAATTCCTGCTGATGTTTATGAGGCCGCCGCTATTGATGGTTCAGACGGTATTAAGAAACATTGGGATATTACAATCCCTTTGATGAGGCCTTATTTAGCTTTAGTAGCAGTAATTTCCGCCATTTCGGCTACCAAGGTTTTTGAAGAAGTATATATTATGACTCAAGGCGGGCCACTCAATAGTTCTAAAACAATTGTTTATTATTTATACGAACAAGCTTTTAGTAATTTAGACATTAGCTATGCTTGCACAATTGGTTTGATATTATTTTTAATAATTTTAGGTCTGTCAGTTTTACGGTTAACGCTTAATCAATCAGGTGGAGATTCTCTGGTTTAA
- the cobU gene encoding bifunctional adenosylcobinamide kinase/adenosylcobinamide-phosphate guanylyltransferase, with protein sequence MGKVILITGAARSGKSEWAEYLAQQSGKQVVYVATATENPDDPEWQKRITAHQQRRPQSWVTLAVPRKLSATLADAKPQSCLLVDSLGTWVTNLLDEDEISWQNIIAEFLDTVQLVAADMLFVAEEVGWGVVPAYPIGRQFRDRLGSLVRQLGIVCDTVYLVAGGHVLNLSVLGTPLPTVINEEL encoded by the coding sequence GTGGGTAAAGTCATTTTAATTACAGGGGCTGCTCGGTCGGGGAAAAGTGAATGGGCAGAATATCTTGCCCAGCAGTCAGGTAAACAAGTGGTTTATGTCGCTACTGCTACCGAAAATCCTGATGACCCTGAGTGGCAAAAACGTATTACGGCACATCAGCAACGCCGTCCCCAAAGTTGGGTAACTTTAGCAGTACCTAGAAAATTATCAGCTACTTTGGCTGATGCTAAACCCCAGAGTTGTTTATTAGTTGATTCTTTGGGAACTTGGGTGACAAATCTTTTAGATGAGGATGAAATTAGTTGGCAAAATATAATTGCCGAGTTTTTGGACACAGTACAACTAGTAGCTGCCGATATGCTGTTTGTGGCGGAAGAAGTCGGTTGGGGTGTGGTTCCTGCTTACCCCATAGGTAGACAATTCCGCGATCGCCTGGGTTCTTTAGTGCGGCAATTAGGTATTGTTTGTGACACAGTTTATCTTGTAGCTGGTGGTCATGTCTTGAATTTGAGTGTGCTGGGTACACCACTACCAACAGTGATAAATGAGGAATTGTAA
- a CDS encoding glycosyltransferase has product MSDIQISAIICTHNRDTYLGAAIDSLLAQDFAADFEVIVVDNNSSDRTREVVEQRACNPRLKYIFEPTTGLSVARNTGAKVARAEILAYLDDDAVASDRWLQVLYSAYQSNPKLAIAGGKVTLLWPPTVQPPKWLSSGLAGNLGAYDLGDKIVYIDQPGLTPRGLNYSIRQSFLAEIGGFDPHLGRVGKNLLSNEELQMTEFALQHGWQVAYLPEALVAHNVAPERLNRSWFLNRGWWQGISECYREQLAGKTGIAQLLRGSERLIRGLYKSLQYFSDPAERFDKLVYTYCQIGYLNAAIQGLLSTSHKK; this is encoded by the coding sequence ATGTCAGACATCCAAATCTCTGCCATTATCTGTACTCACAATCGAGATACCTATTTAGGTGCGGCGATTGATAGCCTGTTGGCGCAGGACTTTGCCGCCGACTTTGAGGTGATAGTGGTAGATAACAACTCTAGCGATCGCACCCGCGAAGTTGTAGAACAAAGAGCCTGCAACCCCCGTTTAAAGTATATCTTTGAACCCACCACCGGATTATCGGTTGCCCGTAACACTGGTGCTAAAGTTGCGCGTGCCGAAATTTTGGCTTATTTAGATGATGATGCTGTCGCCAGCGATCGCTGGTTGCAAGTGTTGTATTCTGCCTATCAAAGCAACCCCAAACTAGCGATCGCTGGTGGCAAAGTCACACTGTTATGGCCGCCGACAGTCCAACCACCCAAATGGCTATCTTCTGGGTTAGCCGGCAATTTGGGAGCTTATGACTTAGGTGACAAAATAGTTTATATTGATCAACCAGGCTTAACCCCTAGAGGCTTAAATTATTCCATCCGACAGAGCTTTCTGGCAGAAATTGGTGGTTTTGACCCCCATCTCGGTCGAGTCGGCAAAAACTTGTTATCTAACGAAGAATTGCAAATGACTGAATTTGCACTCCAGCATGGCTGGCAAGTTGCCTATCTGCCAGAAGCTTTAGTGGCTCATAACGTTGCACCCGAACGGCTCAATCGCTCTTGGTTTTTGAATCGCGGCTGGTGGCAAGGTATCAGTGAATGCTACCGAGAACAACTTGCAGGCAAAACAGGTATCGCTCAGTTATTACGCGGCAGTGAGCGTTTGATTCGGGGTTTATATAAATCATTACAGTATTTTTCTGACCCAGCAGAACGCTTCGACAAACTTGTGTATACATATTGTCAAATAGGTTATTTAAATGCTGCTATTCAGGGTCTGCTGTCTACATCCCATAAAAAATAA
- the hpsU gene encoding hormogonium polysaccharide biosynthesis acetyltransferase HpsU has translation MTNNQSFVDLRKYDQSWFDRGRPGWYVLLWWFVQAIAFPLTPHPFNGLRCFLLRFFGARIGQGVLIRPTARFTYPWKVTIGDYSWIGDDVVLYSLDKINIGEHCVISQKTYLCTGSHDIQDPAFGLKTAPITINNGVWVTADCFVGPGVEIGANAVIGARSTVFANMPPGQVCWGSPCKPHYARLKNSANSSELLD, from the coding sequence ATGACAAATAACCAATCCTTTGTAGATTTACGCAAGTATGACCAATCCTGGTTTGACCGTGGTCGTCCAGGCTGGTATGTGTTGTTGTGGTGGTTTGTACAGGCGATCGCCTTTCCCTTAACTCCACATCCTTTTAATGGTTTGCGTTGTTTTTTGCTGCGATTCTTTGGGGCGCGTATTGGTCAAGGTGTATTGATTCGACCCACAGCCCGCTTCACTTATCCGTGGAAAGTTACCATTGGTGACTACAGTTGGATTGGTGATGATGTAGTTTTATACAGTTTGGATAAAATTAATATCGGTGAACACTGCGTGATTTCCCAAAAAACCTACTTATGTACGGGTAGCCACGACATCCAAGACCCGGCTTTTGGATTAAAAACAGCACCAATTACTATTAATAATGGGGTGTGGGTGACAGCTGATTGTTTTGTTGGCCCTGGGGTAGAAATTGGTGCAAATGCTGTGATTGGTGCTCGCAGTACAGTGTTTGCCAATATGCCCCCTGGACAAGTTTGTTGGGGTAGTCCTTGTAAACCACACTATGCTCGGTTAAAAAATTCAGCCAATTCATCAGAACTTTTGGATTAA
- a CDS encoding glycosyltransferase family 2 protein — protein sequence MSSKIPVSVLIPAKNEEANLPACLTSLQRADEIFIVDSQSSDKSLEIANSYGANVVQFHFNGRWPKKKNWSLDNLPFRNEWVLIVDCDERITPELWDEIAQAIQNEEYSGYYLNRRVFFLGQWIRHGGKYPDWNLRLFKHKAGRYENLNTEDIPNTGDNEVHEHVILQGKVGYLKNDMLHEDFRDLFHWLERHNRYSNWEARVYYNLLTGQGDTGTIGANLFGDAVQRKRFLKKVWVHLPFKPILRFILFYIIQRGFLDGRAGYIYGRLLSQYEYQIGVKLYELRNCGGKLNTANTAKSAPPSLPQKIEQTAV from the coding sequence ATGTCCTCTAAAATTCCCGTCTCTGTATTAATTCCTGCCAAAAATGAAGAAGCCAACTTGCCGGCTTGTTTGACAAGCCTCCAAAGAGCAGATGAAATCTTTATTGTAGATTCTCAAAGCAGTGATAAAAGCTTGGAAATTGCTAACAGTTATGGTGCTAATGTTGTGCAATTTCACTTTAATGGACGCTGGCCGAAAAAGAAAAATTGGTCTTTAGATAACTTACCTTTCCGTAATGAATGGGTACTAATTGTGGATTGCGATGAACGCATTACTCCCGAATTATGGGATGAAATTGCTCAAGCAATTCAAAATGAAGAATATAGCGGTTACTATCTCAATCGCCGCGTATTTTTCTTGGGTCAATGGATTCGTCACGGCGGAAAATATCCCGATTGGAATTTGCGTTTATTTAAACACAAAGCCGGTCGTTACGAAAACCTCAATACCGAAGATATCCCCAACACTGGTGATAACGAAGTTCACGAACATGTGATTTTGCAAGGGAAAGTGGGATATCTGAAAAATGATATGCTCCATGAAGACTTTCGTGATTTATTCCACTGGTTAGAAAGACACAATCGCTATTCCAATTGGGAAGCTAGAGTTTATTACAATCTGCTCACTGGTCAGGGTGACACAGGTACAATTGGCGCTAACTTATTTGGTGATGCCGTTCAACGTAAACGTTTTCTCAAGAAAGTCTGGGTACATTTGCCTTTTAAACCAATTTTACGGTTTATTTTGTTCTATATTATTCAGCGTGGTTTTTTAGATGGCAGAGCCGGATATATCTATGGCCGTCTACTCAGTCAATATGAATATCAAATTGGCGTGAAACTATATGAATTACGCAATTGTGGCGGTAAATTAAATACAGCCAATACTGCTAAATCAGCTCCGCCATCTCTCCCCCAAAAAATTGAGCAAACAGCAGTTTAG
- a CDS encoding GAF domain-containing protein produces MLNHTTSLTASELKSAIVPHPLIVKPETLVTEVINQMSGIRNICDTTQSQDGQLDKVYLEARSSCVLVVEDGSLIGIFTERDVVRLSAEQHSLANLAIREVMTYPVVTLHESDLTDLFSAVNLLQQYHIRHIPILNKQEQVVGLVTHESLSHACRPVDLLRLRLVSEVMITEVICASPDSSMLAIAQLMAQHQISSVMIVDTGGSPIQPLQFPLGIITERDIVQFQALGLNLKHCLAQIVMSSPMFTVKPHDSLLVVQQIMEQRFIRRLAVIGKQGELLGIITQSNLLQALNPLELYKLAGMLEKRVMQLEAEHLAILESRTVELEQQVDLRTSALQAKISQEKLIAEIAVQIRSSLSLQTILNTTVEKVRHLLNCDRVNIWQFHVDGQMTMVAESTNSPVTLVGEQIHDPCFSLHNTDSYRQGKIRVVSDIYTTQLSDCHREMLMRLHTRAKILVPLLCGEQLWGLLNATENQHPREWQPEEVELLQMLSVHLAIALQQATTHQQLQDELRDRQRIELTLQKLVEGTAAVTGEEFFPALVCHIAEALDVPYVLVTEKLGDELHTLGFWANGALQPPISYPMALTPCEYALKNGEFYCQSQVQSFFPDDLDLVTIQADSYLGIALKDDDGNAIGTLCIIDLQPIQENQYAEAIPILQVFAARAAAELQRKAANHALHRLNQDLEQKIAQRTQELQAREAQLRDFFDNATDLIQSIAPDGRILFVNRAWKETLGYDDSDLEQLSIFQVIHPDELVHCQTAMHSLFAGALCLGIETRFLTKAGREIIVEGNVNCQLQNGQPSATQGIFRDITARKQIEKTIYLQIQREKLLREISQRIRESLDLQTIFNTACQEIRQVIQADRVGIFKFYPDSSYNDGEFVAESVGERFSSVIAIPIHDHCFGKNYSYLYAKGRFFAVDDIYQGGMSTCHSDILAEFQVRSNLVMPLLCGDELWGLLCIHQCGTTRSWRQSEIEFTQELSYQLAIAIQQANLYEQIQAELLVRQQAEAKIALQLRRQETLEIIVQKIRESLDINEILATVTQQVKDVLHCDRVIVFRLFANGKSQIVEEAISEGLPRLKDQHWEDETWSQEILDYYWQGKPRIVPDVMQDIWTNCLVEYSQTGQIQSKIVAPILQEVRDTEHHRWVTPWTNNKLWGVLVVHACQEKRLWKDSEAQLLQQIANQLAIAIQQASLFQQLQLELTERQQAEAKLTESNQKLAISNEELARATRLKDEFLANMSHELRTPLNAILGMTEGLQEEVFGIINEQQLKALQTIERSGSHLLELINDILDLAKIEAGQIKLDYCWTSVNHLCQSSLAFIKQQALRKQIQVELKLQMNLPEILVDERRIRQVLLNLLNNAVKFTPDGGRITLEVTQISSPISTSDATMQHFLHFAIQDTGIGISPENIQKLFQPFVQIDSALNRQYTGTGLGLALVKQIVELHGGRVGLTSELGVGSCFTVDLPCHPIADLAPELTTNYQVINTPEACCCTTDESSSLTPLILLVEDNEANISTVSSYLEAKGYRIVLAKNGQEAIDSTKAHHPDLILMDIQMPGIDGLEAIRQIRQNPEFVNTPIVALTALAMSGDRDRCLAAGANDYLSKPVKLKQLAALIKKFFIGEG; encoded by the coding sequence ATGCTTAACCACACAACTTCCCTGACAGCATCAGAACTGAAGTCGGCGATTGTTCCCCATCCGCTCATAGTCAAACCAGAGACATTGGTAACGGAAGTAATTAACCAAATGAGTGGTATCCGAAATATTTGTGATACTACTCAAAGTCAGGATGGGCAACTAGATAAAGTTTATCTAGAAGCACGCTCTAGTTGCGTGTTAGTAGTAGAAGATGGCAGCTTAATCGGTATCTTCACAGAAAGAGATGTTGTGCGGTTGAGTGCAGAACAGCATTCTTTAGCAAATTTGGCAATTCGGGAAGTGATGACTTATCCAGTCGTCACTCTGCACGAATCTGATTTGACAGATTTATTTTCGGCGGTGAATTTGCTCCAGCAGTACCATATCCGCCATATACCGATTTTGAATAAGCAGGAGCAGGTGGTAGGGCTAGTAACCCATGAAAGTCTGAGTCATGCCTGTCGTCCGGTGGATTTGTTGCGGTTGCGCTTGGTGTCGGAGGTGATGATTACTGAGGTGATTTGTGCTTCTCCTGACAGTTCAATGTTAGCGATCGCCCAACTGATGGCTCAACATCAGATTAGTTCGGTAATGATTGTAGATACTGGTGGTAGCCCAATTCAACCGCTGCAATTTCCGCTGGGAATTATTACCGAGCGTGACATTGTACAGTTTCAAGCCTTGGGCTTGAACTTGAAACATTGCCTAGCTCAGATAGTCATGAGTTCACCGATGTTTACAGTAAAACCCCATGATTCCTTGTTGGTGGTGCAGCAAATCATGGAACAACGCTTCATTAGAAGATTGGCAGTGATCGGAAAACAAGGTGAACTCTTGGGCATTATCACCCAAAGCAATCTGCTACAAGCCCTCAACCCCTTGGAACTATACAAGTTAGCAGGAATGCTAGAAAAAAGGGTGATGCAATTAGAAGCAGAACATTTGGCAATTCTAGAAAGTCGCACCGTGGAACTAGAACAACAAGTTGACTTACGGACTAGCGCCTTGCAAGCCAAAATCAGCCAGGAGAAATTAATCGCAGAGATCGCTGTCCAAATTCGCTCATCTTTGAGTTTGCAAACTATTTTGAACACCACAGTTGAAAAGGTAAGGCATTTATTAAACTGCGATCGCGTCAATATTTGGCAATTTCATGTCGATGGGCAAATGACAATGGTTGCCGAGTCTACCAATTCACCAGTGACACTGGTGGGTGAACAAATTCATGACCCCTGCTTTTCGCTACATAACACAGATAGTTATCGCCAGGGAAAAATTCGTGTTGTTTCAGATATCTACACAACCCAATTATCTGATTGTCATCGCGAGATGCTGATGCGCCTGCACACAAGAGCCAAAATTTTAGTGCCACTTTTGTGTGGTGAACAATTATGGGGTTTGCTCAATGCAACCGAAAATCAACACCCCCGTGAGTGGCAACCAGAAGAAGTCGAACTGTTGCAAATGTTATCAGTGCATTTAGCGATCGCCCTTCAGCAAGCTACTACTCACCAACAACTCCAAGATGAACTGCGCGATCGCCAACGCATTGAATTGACTTTACAAAAATTGGTTGAGGGTACAGCCGCCGTCACTGGCGAGGAATTTTTTCCCGCTTTGGTCTGCCACATTGCTGAAGCCTTAGATGTCCCCTATGTGCTTGTGACTGAAAAACTTGGCGATGAATTACATACCTTGGGCTTTTGGGCAAATGGAGCCTTGCAACCACCAATTTCCTACCCTATGGCTCTGACTCCTTGCGAATATGCTCTGAAGAACGGGGAATTTTACTGCCAAAGCCAAGTCCAGTCATTTTTCCCTGACGATTTAGACTTAGTAACGATACAAGCAGATAGTTATCTGGGGATTGCCCTCAAAGATGATGACGGTAATGCCATTGGGACTCTTTGCATTATCGATTTACAGCCCATACAGGAAAATCAATATGCTGAAGCTATACCGATTCTCCAAGTATTTGCAGCCAGGGCAGCCGCAGAATTACAACGCAAAGCCGCTAATCATGCACTACATCGTTTGAACCAAGACTTAGAGCAGAAAATCGCACAGCGCACCCAAGAACTCCAGGCGAGAGAAGCACAATTACGAGATTTCTTTGACAACGCCACCGATTTGATTCAAAGCATTGCCCCTGATGGTCGAATTTTATTTGTGAATCGGGCCTGGAAAGAAACCTTGGGATATGACGATAGCGACTTAGAACAGTTATCGATTTTCCAAGTCATTCATCCCGATGAATTGGTACATTGCCAAACAGCAATGCACAGCTTGTTTGCAGGAGCTTTGTGCTTAGGGATCGAAACCAGATTTCTCACCAAAGCAGGCCGAGAAATTATTGTCGAGGGAAATGTTAATTGTCAATTGCAAAATGGACAGCCGAGCGCGACACAAGGTATCTTTCGAGATATTACCGCTCGTAAACAAATCGAGAAAACAATTTATCTCCAAATACAACGGGAAAAACTACTGCGAGAAATTTCCCAAAGGATTCGTGAATCCCTAGACTTGCAAACGATTTTTAACACTGCTTGTCAGGAAATTCGCCAAGTAATTCAAGCTGATCGGGTGGGTATTTTCAAGTTTTATCCTGACTCCAGCTATAACGATGGCGAATTTGTGGCGGAATCAGTAGGTGAGCGTTTTAGTTCAGTCATCGCCATTCCCATACATGATCACTGCTTTGGCAAAAATTATTCATACCTCTATGCTAAAGGTCGATTTTTTGCGGTTGATGACATTTATCAAGGTGGAATGAGTACCTGTCACAGTGACATCTTGGCTGAGTTTCAGGTGCGGAGCAATTTGGTGATGCCGTTACTCTGTGGTGATGAATTGTGGGGTTTGTTGTGTATTCATCAATGTGGCACAACTCGTTCTTGGCGACAGTCGGAGATTGAGTTTACCCAAGAATTATCCTACCAGTTGGCGATCGCCATTCAACAAGCCAATCTCTACGAACAAATTCAGGCGGAACTGTTAGTCCGCCAACAAGCCGAAGCTAAAATTGCCTTACAACTGCGGCGACAGGAAACCTTGGAAATTATCGTGCAGAAGATTCGGGAATCTTTAGATATTAACGAAATCCTGGCAACGGTAACTCAACAAGTAAAAGATGTACTACACTGCGATCGTGTGATCGTCTTCCGGCTGTTTGCTAACGGTAAGAGCCAAATTGTCGAAGAAGCTATATCTGAGGGATTGCCTAGACTCAAAGACCAACACTGGGAAGATGAAACTTGGTCTCAAGAAATCCTCGATTATTACTGGCAAGGCAAACCGCGCATTGTCCCCGATGTTATGCAAGATATCTGGACAAATTGCTTAGTAGAATACTCCCAGACAGGTCAAATTCAGTCCAAAATCGTCGCACCAATTCTTCAAGAAGTGCGAGACACAGAACATCATCGCTGGGTGACTCCTTGGACAAATAACAAGCTCTGGGGCGTTTTAGTTGTTCATGCTTGTCAAGAAAAGCGCCTCTGGAAAGACTCGGAAGCACAACTCCTGCAACAAATTGCCAATCAGTTAGCGATCGCAATTCAGCAAGCCAGTTTATTTCAACAATTACAGTTAGAACTCACCGAACGCCAGCAAGCAGAAGCAAAACTCACCGAAAGCAATCAAAAACTGGCAATTTCCAACGAAGAACTAGCTCGCGCTACCCGTCTCAAAGATGAATTTTTAGCCAACATGAGTCATGAACTCCGCACACCTCTCAATGCCATTCTGGGGATGACCGAAGGGCTACAAGAAGAAGTGTTTGGAATTATCAATGAGCAACAACTCAAAGCATTACAAACTATTGAGCGTAGTGGTTCCCATTTACTGGAGTTGATTAACGACATTTTAGATTTGGCCAAAATTGAAGCTGGGCAGATCAAACTTGACTATTGCTGGACTTCCGTAAATCATCTGTGCCAATCCAGTCTGGCATTTATCAAACAGCAGGCATTACGCAAGCAAATTCAAGTTGAACTGAAATTGCAAATGAATCTCCCAGAAATACTTGTAGATGAACGGCGGATTCGTCAAGTGTTATTGAATCTGTTGAATAACGCCGTCAAATTTACTCCCGATGGCGGACGCATCACCTTGGAAGTGACGCAAATTTCCTCCCCGATATCAACTAGCGATGCAACGATGCAACACTTCTTGCACTTCGCCATCCAAGATACTGGGATTGGAATTTCACCAGAAAATATCCAGAAACTATTTCAGCCTTTTGTGCAGATTGACAGCGCCTTAAATCGGCAATATACAGGTACAGGCTTAGGTCTGGCATTAGTCAAACAAATTGTAGAACTGCACGGTGGGCGGGTAGGACTGACGAGCGAATTAGGTGTGGGTAGTTGTTTTACAGTCGATCTGCCCTGTCATCCTATTGCTGATCTCGCACCGGAACTCACTACCAATTATCAAGTAATTAATACTCCAGAAGCTTGCTGCTGCACTACCGATGAATCGTCAAGTCTTACCCCCCTTATCTTGCTGGTAGAAGATAACGAAGCCAATATTAGTACAGTTTCTAGCTACCTCGAAGCCAAGGGATATCGTATTGTGTTGGCTAAGAACGGTCAAGAAGCTATTGATTCGACAAAGGCACACCATCCTGACTTAATTTTGATGGATATTCAAATGCCAGGAATCGACGGTTTAGAAGCAATTAGACAAATTCGCCAAAATCCTGAGTTCGTCAATACTCCCATTGTTGCCCTGACAGCCCTAGCCATGAGCGGCGATCGCGATCGCTGTTTAGCCGCAGGCGCTAACGACTACCTCAGTAAACCTGTCAAACTCAAGCAACTAGCAGCCTTAATTAAAAAGTTTTTCATAGGTGAGGGGTGA
- a CDS encoding prevent-host-death protein, giving the protein MKKPKNSSTSIIYATSREPQLIYTQEQLVAAIVDPELFEEFLTWRQKNQQNSLAQVFQELQQLCIEEDYSL; this is encoded by the coding sequence TTGAAGAAGCCCAAAAACAGCTCTACATCAATTATTTATGCAACTAGCAGAGAACCTCAGTTAATCTATACCCAAGAACAATTAGTAGCTGCTATTGTAGATCCTGAACTTTTTGAAGAATTTTTAACCTGGCGGCAAAAAAATCAACAAAATTCTCTAGCTCAAGTTTTTCAAGAACTTCAACAGTTGTGTATTGAAGAAGATTACAGCTTATAA
- a CDS encoding type II toxin-antitoxin system VapC family toxin — MKMSSLCDTNIISELTRSLPNSGVIAWSSTVTSINLSVITIKLIYYGLTAKPNARIQNWFENFLTNHCQIITISSEIAKYAGELRGWLRTQGKPRAQADILIAATAKIHSMTTVTRNIKDFEGCGISTLNPFV; from the coding sequence ATGAAAATGAGTAGTTTGTGCGACACGAATATTATTAGTGAATTAACTCGTTCGCTGCCAAATTCAGGGGTAATAGCATGGAGTAGCACTGTAACCTCTATTAACTTAAGTGTGATTACAATTAAGTTAATTTATTATGGTTTGACAGCCAAGCCAAATGCCAGAATCCAAAACTGGTTTGAAAACTTTCTCACAAATCACTGTCAAATTATTACTATTTCTTCAGAAATTGCCAAGTATGCGGGTGAATTGAGGGGCTGGCTCAGAACTCAAGGTAAACCGCGAGCGCAAGCTGATATACTAATTGCCGCCACAGCTAAAATACATTCCATGACTACTGTTACCAGAAATATTAAAGATTTTGAGGGTTGCGGTATATCT